Proteins from a single region of Corylus avellana chromosome ca11, CavTom2PMs-1.0:
- the LOC132165183 gene encoding probable chlorophyll(ide) b reductase NYC1, chloroplastic translates to MSTFQKSSEVSGIACNVCDADDVQKLANFAVKELGSINIWINNAGTNKGFRPLLEFSDEDIRQIVSTNLVGSLLCTREAMQVMKNQAIGGHIFNMDGAGSGGSSTPLTAVYGSTKCGLRQLQASLLKECKRSKVGVHTASPGMVLTDLLLSGSSIQNKQMFNIICELPETVARTLVPRMRVVKGTGKAISYLTPPRILLALVTAWLRRGRWFDAKGRALYAAEADRLRNWAENRTRFSFTDAMEMYTENTWVSVFSLSVVCAFIILSSTGSTFPGT, encoded by the exons ATGTCTACTTTTCAGAAAAGTAGTGAAGTGAGTG GCATTGCATGTAATGTTTGTGACGCTGATGATGTACAGAAATTGGCAAACTTTGCTGTCAAGGAACTTGGTTCTATCAACATTTGG ATAAACAATGCTGGCACAAATAAAGGTTTTAGACCATTGCTGGAGTTTTCTGATGAAGATATTAGACAG ATTGTCTCAACAAACCTGGTTGGCTCTCTTCTCTGCACTCGAGAAGCCATGCAAGTGATGAAGAACCAGGCTATTGGGGGACATATATTTAACATGGATGGTGCAGGCTCTGGGGGATCTAGTACCCCTCTTACAGCTGT CTATGGGTCAACAAAATGTGGGCTTAGGCAGCTTCAGGCATCTCTGTTGAAAGAGTGCAAGCGGTCCAAAGTTGGGGTGCACACAGCATCTCCGGGCATGGTCCTTACAGATCTGCTCCTGAG TGGCTCGAGTATCCAAAATAAGCAAATGTTTAACATCATCTGTGAGCTTCCCGAAACAGTTGCTCGAACTCTAGTTCCAAGGATGCGGGTTGTAAAGGGAACAGGAAAGGCAATCAGTTACTTGACCCCCCCTAGGATCTTACTTGCTTTAGTCACTGCATGGCTTCGACGAGGTCGATGGTTTGATGCCAAG GGGAGGGCATTGTATGCAGCGGAGGCAGACCGTCTCCGTAACTGGGCTGAAAACCGCACTCGGTTTTCTTTTACAGATGCAATGGAAATGTACACGGAGAACACTTGGGTGTCGGTTTTCTCGCTTTCTGTTGTTTGTGCCTTCATAATCCTTTCTAGCACTGGCAGCACATTTCCTGGTACGTGA
- the LOC132165751 gene encoding uncharacterized protein LOC132165751, with translation MVSSSLSILSSTSSFPSNSNTDSSSTFSSIRPRVRPFYSYKRSLSFPQPLSFAIPRASLNQPIEDGSAEQFLQNNSIADFMRFKRGVDGGCAELQTAVVRYRKRFPWSLLRPFLQVDLVSTIHIADKEYFETLQKELEPYDCVLYEMVASRESLENRRNMTATKRLKGARSRGFNILGCIQRQMARVLTLDFQLDCLDYQAENWYHADLDYETFKLLQVEKGESFFTFARDMTLRSTKALVQPAIPEDLDPWRSKLLWASRVLPMPLVGLLIIGSVCDAGSQASEYPELEALSRLDLGAAMKVFLAKRLATEFTQVTADVEESSVIIGERNRAAVEALRRAIDEGHNRIAILYGGGHMPDLGRRLREEFELYPSRVQWITAWSITNRILNSNSLPFLKTLAKILGWPLNRYQTLALLIFSSVLALDLWFWELFFGTAVDWISQAASDVFQYVDSSQVM, from the exons ATGGTCTCCAGCTCTTTGTCGATACTCTCTTCCACGTCTTCATTTCCATCCAATTCCAACACCGATTCGTCTTCCACTTTCTCTTCCATCAGACCCAGAGTCAGACCCTTCTACTCCTACAAACGCAGCCTTAGTTTCCCCCAACCCCTCAGCTTCGCAATCCCCAGAGCTTCTCTGAACCAGCCCATCGAAGATGGCTCGGCGGAGCAGTTTTTGCAGAACAATTCCATTGCGGACTTCATGAGGTTCAAGAGGGGTGTTGATGGGGGCTGTGCGGAGTTGCAGACTGCTGTGGTCAGATACAGGAAGAGGTTTCCTTGGTCTCTTTTACGGCCTTTTCTTCAG GTTGATTTGGTTTCGACGATTCACATTGCGGATAAAGA GTACTTTGAAACCCTTCAAAAGGAACTTGAACCATATGACTGTGTCCTCTATGAAATGGTAGCTAGCAGAGAGAGTTTGGAGAATAGAAGAAACATGACTGCCACAAAAAGACTTAAAGGTGCACGCTCACGAGGTTTTAACATCCTTGGATGTATCCAGCGACAAATGGCTCGAGTTCTTACGCTTGATTTCCAATTAGACTGTCTTGATTACCAAGCTGAGAATTGGTACCATGCAGATCTTGACTATGAGACCTTCAAATTACTTCAG GTTGAAAAAGGTGAAAGCTTTTTCACTTTTGCAAGAGACATGACTCTTAGATCAACAAAAGCTTTGGTACAGCCTGCAATTCCAGAAGACCTTGATCCTTGGAGATCCAAGCTGCTATGGGCTTCACGGGTGCTTCCTATGCCACTTGTCGGCCTGCTCATCATTGGATCTGTTTGTGATGCGGGAAGCCAGGCATCAGAATATCCAGAACTAGAAGCCTTGTCTAGGCTTGATCTTGGTGCTGCAATGAAGGTCTTCCTGGCAAAGAGACTAGCAACCGA GTTCACACAGGTGACAGCAGATGTAGAGGAGAGTTCTGTGATCATTGGTGAAAGGAATAGAGCTGCGGTAGAGGCACTTAGAAGAGCAATTGATGAGGGCCATAATAGGATTGCCATACTATATGGGGGTGGCCACATGCCGGACTTGGGCAGAAGATTAAGAGAGGAGTTTGAGCTATACCCTTCCCGTGTGCAGTGGATAACAGCTTGGTCAATAACGAACCGGATTCTAAATAGCAATTCCCTTCCATTTCTGAAGACTCTGGCCAAAATCTTGGGTTGGCCATTGAACCGCTACCAGACTTTAGCACTGCTCATCTTTTCCTCCGTGCTGGCATTGGATCTTTGGTTCTGGGAGCTCTTTTTCGGCACTGCAGTTGACTGGATCTCACAAGCTGCATCTGATGTTTTTCAATATGTTGATAGTTCACAGGTGATGTGA
- the LOC132166519 gene encoding F-box protein CPR1-like has product MAPPSMSTLPPDFIAEILTELPVKSLVRFMCVSKSFNALINDPYFIKKHLKRSIETNRERTLIVEDCKRLHNADPLFLKFEDKKRRPPDYYSVRFHEDGRFDRAVQIFQPLRHERAKGSVVYSCNGLVCLYNLESEITIWNPLIRKYKNLPFEPIDVPSGFEKDGSYSVRNSPATWSQLAFGHDPVSDDYKVVKVSELCKGRLRSFEVKVYSLRANSWRRVKDKWPIKSSVIGSKPAFLNGALHWLAKMRRSLEMLVVLDLATEKFQKYKTPFKYVFGVSEPDLVVLGGYLCVFMTESLKPHNITVWVMRKYAVESSWTLLYTIVCGPCGAVPRPFRYCKPLAFAKNGKKILMQQDFDKLFWYDIKEDTCSKFEIVGMPDMFRTATCVGSLVLLDGDSVNDVDIEDGEPEDEVKMS; this is encoded by the coding sequence ATGGCACCTCCGTCAATGTCCACTCTCCCGCCTGATTTTATCGCGGAAATACTTACCGAGTTACCCGTCAAGAGTCTCGTACGCTTTATGTGCGTTTCGAAGTCATTCAACGCCCTGATTAACGATCCATATTTCATAAAGAAGCATCTCAAGCGCTCCATCGAGACCAACAGGGAACGCACGCTCATTGTCGAGGACTGCAAGCGCCTTCACAATGCGGATCCCTTGTTTCTGAAATTTGAGGACAAGAAACGTCGCCCACCGGACTACTACTCGGTACGCTTTCACGAAGATGGTCGGTTCGATAGAGCTGTGCAAATCTTCCAGCCACTGCGCCATGAAAGAGCAAAAGGCTCAGTTGTGTACTCTTGCAACGGTCTGGTTTGCCTCTACAACTTGGAGAGTGAGATTACGATTTGGAATCCGTTAATAAGAAAGTATAAGAATTTACCTTTTGAGCCTATCGATGTCCCTTCAGGTTTCGAGAAAGATGGCTCTTATTCTGTCAGGAACTCTCCGGCTACGTGGTCACAGTTAGCATTTGGGCACGATCCGGTTAGCGACGACTACAAGGTGGTGAAGGTCTCGGAATTGTGTAAGGGGCGTCTGCGGTCATTTGAAGTCAAGGTATATAGTCTGAGAGCGAATTCCTGGAGGAGGGTCAAAGATAAATGGCCAATAAAGAGTTCAGTGATTGGTTCCAAGCCTGCTTTCTTGAACGGTGCTCTGCATTGGTTGGCTAAAATGCGCAGGTCTCTGGAGATGCTCGTTGTTTTGGATCTTGCTACCGAAAAATTCCAGAAGTATAAGACCCCGTTTAAGtatgtttttggtgtttcagAGCCCGATTTGGTGGTCTTGGGGGGATATCTATGTGTTTTTATGACTGAATCTCTGAAGCCTCACAATATCACTGTTTGGGTGATGAGGAAGTATGCGGTGGAGAGCTCCTGGACTCTGCTCTATACTATTGTGTGTGGCCCGTGTGGGGCAGTGCCTCGGCCGTTTCGCTACTGTAAGCCTTTAGCTTTTGCGAAGAATGGTAAGAAGATTCTGATGCAGCAGGACTTTGACAAGCTCTTTTGGTATGACATAAAAGAGGACACATGCAGCAAGTTTGAGATTGTGGGTATGCCGGATATGTTTCGGACGGCGACTTGTGTGGGAAGCCTTGTTCTGCTCGATGGTGATAGTGTGAATGATGTCGACATAGAAGACGGGGAACCAGAGGACGAGGTAAAAATGTCCTGA
- the LOC132165835 gene encoding protein CfxQ homolog isoform X2: MEKLHCTWQQRMGAVMLRDCFLLMNGMTPLHLAVWYSLRAEDCSTVKTLLEHNADCSAKDNEGLTPLNHLSQGPGSEKLRELLQLHLEEQRKRKAIEACSETKAKMDELENEISKVVGLHELKTQLRKWAKGMLLDERRRALGLKVGTRRPPHMAFLGNPGTGKTMVARILGRLLHMVGILPTDKVTEVQRTDLVGEFVGHTGPKTRRKIKDAEGGILFVDEAYRLIPMQKADDKDYGLEALEEIMSVMDSGKVVVIFAGYSEPMKRVIASNEGFCRRVTKFFYFNDFSSEELAKILHIKMNNQAEDSLLYGFKLHPSCTEEAVAASIQRETTEKLRKEMNGGLVDPMLVNAREYLDLRLSFDCIDTDELRTITLEDLEAGLRLFSQ; the protein is encoded by the exons ATGGAGAAACTCCATTGCACATGGCAGCAAAGAATGGGTGCAGTGATGCTGCGAGATTGCTTCTTGCTCATG AATGGAATGACGCCATTACATCTTGCTGTTTGGTACTCACTTCGAGCTGAAGACTGCTCAACTGTCAAGACGTTGCTTGAGCACAATGCTGATTGCAGTGCTAAGGATAAT GAGGGCCTGACTCCTCTAAATCATCTTTCACAAGGCCCAGGAAGTGAAAAGTTGCGAGAACTATTGCAATTGCATCTTGAAGAGCAGCGAAAGAGAAAAGCAATTGAAGCATGCAGCGAAACTAAAGCCAAGATGGATGAACTTGAAAATGAAATATCGAAAGTAGTAGGTTTGCATGAGCTGAAGACACAACTACGGAAGTGGGCGAAGGGAATGCTTTTGGATGAGAGGCGTAGGGCCCTTGGGCTGAAAGTTGGCACCAGAAGACCCCCACATATGGCGTTTCTTGGCAATCCTGGAACAG GTAAGACTATGGTAGCTCGAATCCTTGGAAGATTACTCCATATGGTGGGAATTTTACCGACTGACAAGGTAACAGAAGTACAGCGGACTGATTTGGTGGGAGAGTTTGTTGGTCATACTGGGCCGAAAACTAGGAGAAAG ATAAAGGATGCAGAAGGAGGAATTCTTTTTGTGGATGAAGCATACCGACTGATACCCATGCAGAAGGCAGATGATAAGGACTATGGATTGGAGGCCTTAGAAGAGATTATGTCTGTCATGGACAGTGGAAAGGTTGTGGTCATATTTGCTGGGTACAGTGAACCAATGAAGCGTGTGATTGCTTCTAACGAAGGCTTCTGCAGACGGGTGACCaagtttttctattttaatgacTTCAGTTCAGAAGAACTAGCCAAGATTCTCCATATCAAGATGAATAATCAAGCGGAGGATAGCTTGTTGTATGGATTTAAGTTACACCCTTCTTGCACCGAAGAAGCTGTGGCAGCCTCGATTCAGAGGGAAACAACGGAAAAGCTGCGCAAGGAGATGAATGGCGGTTTGGTGGATCCAATGCTAGTTAATGCTAGAGAGTATTTGGACCTTAGGCTCAGTTTTGACTGTATAGACACAGATGAACTTCGTACTATTACCCTTGAGGATTTAGAAGCAGGTCTACGGCTGTTTTCACAATGA
- the LOC132165835 gene encoding uncharacterized protein LOC132165835 isoform X1, which produces MQRIQDQRSRSAKPTTIHGYAQFGDLLGFQRLLRENPSLLNERNPVMAQTPLHVSAGYNRSEIVKFLLDCQGPDKVELEAKNMYGETPLHMAAKNGCSDAARLLLAHGAFIEAKANNGMTPLHLAVWYSLRAEDCSTVKTLLEHNADCSAKDNEGLTPLNHLSQGPGSEKLRELLQLHLEEQRKRKAIEACSETKAKMDELENEISKVVGLHELKTQLRKWAKGMLLDERRRALGLKVGTRRPPHMAFLGNPGTGKTMVARILGRLLHMVGILPTDKVTEVQRTDLVGEFVGHTGPKTRRKIKDAEGGILFVDEAYRLIPMQKADDKDYGLEALEEIMSVMDSGKVVVIFAGYSEPMKRVIASNEGFCRRVTKFFYFNDFSSEELAKILHIKMNNQAEDSLLYGFKLHPSCTEEAVAASIQRETTEKLRKEMNGGLVDPMLVNAREYLDLRLSFDCIDTDELRTITLEDLEAGLRLFSQ; this is translated from the exons ATGCAGAGGATACAGGATCAGCGGTCGAGATCTGCCAAGCCGACCACCATTCATGGTTACGCCCAGTTCGGGGATCTTCTTGGATTTCAGAGGCTACTCCGAGAGAATCCGTCGCTTCTCAACGAAAGAAACCCTGTT ATGGCACAGACGCCTCTTCATGTTTCTGCTGGTTACAACAGGTCTGAGATAGTTAAATTTCTTCTTGATTGTCAAGGGCCAGATAAGGTTGAGTTGGAAGCCAAGAACATG TATGGAGAAACTCCATTGCACATGGCAGCAAAGAATGGGTGCAGTGATGCTGCGAGATTGCTTCTTGCTCATGGTGCTTTTATTGAAGCGAAAGCAAAT AATGGAATGACGCCATTACATCTTGCTGTTTGGTACTCACTTCGAGCTGAAGACTGCTCAACTGTCAAGACGTTGCTTGAGCACAATGCTGATTGCAGTGCTAAGGATAAT GAGGGCCTGACTCCTCTAAATCATCTTTCACAAGGCCCAGGAAGTGAAAAGTTGCGAGAACTATTGCAATTGCATCTTGAAGAGCAGCGAAAGAGAAAAGCAATTGAAGCATGCAGCGAAACTAAAGCCAAGATGGATGAACTTGAAAATGAAATATCGAAAGTAGTAGGTTTGCATGAGCTGAAGACACAACTACGGAAGTGGGCGAAGGGAATGCTTTTGGATGAGAGGCGTAGGGCCCTTGGGCTGAAAGTTGGCACCAGAAGACCCCCACATATGGCGTTTCTTGGCAATCCTGGAACAG GTAAGACTATGGTAGCTCGAATCCTTGGAAGATTACTCCATATGGTGGGAATTTTACCGACTGACAAGGTAACAGAAGTACAGCGGACTGATTTGGTGGGAGAGTTTGTTGGTCATACTGGGCCGAAAACTAGGAGAAAG ATAAAGGATGCAGAAGGAGGAATTCTTTTTGTGGATGAAGCATACCGACTGATACCCATGCAGAAGGCAGATGATAAGGACTATGGATTGGAGGCCTTAGAAGAGATTATGTCTGTCATGGACAGTGGAAAGGTTGTGGTCATATTTGCTGGGTACAGTGAACCAATGAAGCGTGTGATTGCTTCTAACGAAGGCTTCTGCAGACGGGTGACCaagtttttctattttaatgacTTCAGTTCAGAAGAACTAGCCAAGATTCTCCATATCAAGATGAATAATCAAGCGGAGGATAGCTTGTTGTATGGATTTAAGTTACACCCTTCTTGCACCGAAGAAGCTGTGGCAGCCTCGATTCAGAGGGAAACAACGGAAAAGCTGCGCAAGGAGATGAATGGCGGTTTGGTGGATCCAATGCTAGTTAATGCTAGAGAGTATTTGGACCTTAGGCTCAGTTTTGACTGTATAGACACAGATGAACTTCGTACTATTACCCTTGAGGATTTAGAAGCAGGTCTACGGCTGTTTTCACAATGA